Within the Musa acuminata AAA Group cultivar baxijiao chromosome BXJ2-9, Cavendish_Baxijiao_AAA, whole genome shotgun sequence genome, the region TGCCCTGCaaactaatcacatgagtgatacatatgtgacatgatatatttttttttaattatatatttgatatttttttactttatattatttgttatatacattgtacaatgagaatcgaatcgtgatgatattacaataatgagactgattcaccattaaacacagaccataaataatcccgatcataagttACTATAAagtgatatcgagataaccaaatagattgatgtgttgtatactcgtccatatgattgaGGCAGCTAATCTCATAATTGCTCgtttagggacactagggatatagtacaagtgctcattggagaatgagttcactgattgattcgctcacgaAATGTtatatggttgatgatacctcattattagacaataatttcatcgtctcagtggtgtatctaattcttagacttgagatactaaaaatatcttgtatgagtacttcactctttgataccatacttataaacctagaagtttcaaatctagcacaaccgatcatcaagaatgacaaccaaccttgcgagagctattgagtatcgatagaagatcatccactctcgatgtcataagaTGAATATCTTACGTGTTCTTGCTCAAGGAAATCTTTAATCATGATCATTCGCATTGAGAGATAAAGAATTCtctagaagaatccgattagaatgaggctcgagtagaaattgtatgtaCCTAACAACACCATATTCGAAATACGATTTCTGatatattagatagatgatgaattatagatacatggtaactgatgacagataggtctaatgaattggattttcctgtatcatctagggattgtGGCATAATAGTCTAGTACATTTGTAGTCAATGAGTTGAtcgaattattattattacgaagataataattcactaagtcaaaaaaaattctaataggtataactcacAGTCAACTTTATATTGAGTCTAAAGAATTAAACACATATGATAGATGTTGTGATCAGATAACAAAGagtaagacaaaaaaaaaaaatatatatatatataaaatttggtTTGATTCAATTGACTAAAACTAGTTCATTAATTTCACAAAATTTTAAGAACCAAAGCaaaaatgatatttatcaaaAAAGAGACGCCatctaacaaaaataaatagtGGAGATGTCATTAGATAAAAAACCAATAGTGAAGGcattatttgataaattatccTTTATTTAACATATAATTTCATTAGATTTCTAAATCAAATATGGTGCATAATTGGTTTATATTCTAACAAATTATCCACTAAACACACATCTAATCAAATTCCAATTTTTAATTTTACACAATTCAATTAATACATTAATGATGTCTACAATCATCAATGGACAACCAACAAGATGCTTTTATCAActcatgaaagaaaaatattGGAGGAGAATTAAAACCTTTTATAAGATTGTCGAGACTTGAGAGATTAAAAATGATGACTTCCGGGTGATCCTCGCTCAACTTGGTATCATATAAACAATCTGTATAATTGAATACTGCTGAATCTGCATCATATCATAGGGATAATAAATCATGCTCGTTGCATCCAAGGATGGCACCTGCACAGAAGAATCCTGGTCTATGAAGGCAAGAAAGCAGCTGTAGTATAGCATTGCCGTGATCCAGTATTATCTGAACTAGTAACATTCTTAGCACGTTTACAGGATTCCATGAGCTCAGCTAATGATGGAAGAGGTCGGGGGACTGGAACATTCATTGATCTATAGAGATTTCTCAAGCTTGGGTTAAAACTTGACGATGATCCAATACACAGCATGTCCCTTCTAACATCAAGCTGTTCGTCCAACTTATCAAGATTAGGTAATGTACCCATTTTATCATCCTCTGGTTCTGTGATATTCCATATGTCACTTTTGACATCAACTCCTGATTTCACAATACAAGGTTCACAGATGCTTAAAGCCTTCTTTGAATATCCATTAGATGACTCAACTCTTCTATTAACAGTGTCATCTGACTGGTTCGAAAAACTCTGTTCAACAATTTGCTTCTCCATTGAATATGATACACTATCAGTAATTGCAATCTCTGCAGACGATACTTTTACTGAACATGTAATCTCACATCCAAGGCAAGATGATGGTTGTTCTATCAGTGTATCATGTTTTGCAGCAAAACTTTCTACTTCTATCTCAACAATACTATTCTCATCAATTCTAATTATGTCAAGTTCTTTATGTCCAAGCCTTGCTCTTCCAAATAATGTAAATGGTTGTGTTCTGGATGGTGGAGATAAGTCCAGTTCTACTTCAAACTGGCTTTGAGATGAAGTTTCTGGCTGCAACTGATTGATCTCAGAAGTTGATACTTTAGTGATAAAAATGGAGGCATCATTATTCTTGAGAACCTCTGATGCTGAGGGAGGTGGTGAAGGAATGGACTTCACATGACAGCCTTTGAATAACTTCCATAATGGGTCATCAGAACTTATATGAGTTTTATAGCAATGGTTCTTAACATAATCTAGGTCCATAGCTCGGGAAGGGGGTGTTGTTGAAATAACCCACTTGGGCTGGAGAAACTGCAAGGCCCATTCTAATTCTTCTCGAGATGAATGCATGGAGTGACATACATGCCAAACCCCAAACTCATCCCTCTCAGCTTCTGCTGGACATTTTTTCCGTTTTTGAGATTTGTAGCGATTAGGATCGATAGCATACCACTGTACAGAGGGACGAATAAAAAGAGGCTCTGGTTGAAAACTAGCACGTGCATTTGCAAGCTCTTCACTTGCTTTATCATATAGTTTAGATAAAGGAAGCACCTGTTGGGCACAAAAATTCAAGAAGAAATTATGAGAAAAATTGGATAACCTAGTGAAAGTGTGGCCACACAGCTTAAAAACACAAGGTGCAATAAGTCTATGTCAGAATAAAATCCAAATGGAAACATATTCTTTGTTCTCACACCTTATAGCTTGAAGACTTGTCTTTTACTTCTactgcaaaataataataatgataagagGTTTGAGATGAACATTAAAGAGTCCAAAGAATAAGCACGTGAAGAAAGTTGTGTAATGGTGCATCATCTGAGACACTTTTCACGTTCATGCATCACAAAGGAAAGGCATTATTAATATGCTACCTGGTAGATAACGGTATCTGATATAGGGACACTAAACCTATGGACTCTATTTTGATAAGACTATATTGATACTTGCATGAATTTTTTAAAGAATTGGACCATTCCATAGTGAATTGGACTTGAGGACTTCCAAATCCTCTGCTTGTCTTAAATATGGCCAAAGATTTGTAACTATTCTACTTCACTACTGAAACTGATGCTATTAGGATCCTTACAAATGACTTCGGTCTTATAGAGGTGAAACTTTAGATTTGAATCCATGGAAATCTAATTTCCAATCTTTGTTTGAAATTTTTAATTCTGTACATTTATGGGTGTATTTGCTTGATCTTCCattttaaaaaactaaaaaactGAATTCATTTTTAGTCTTGCTTTTAtctttgggagcctcttcgattcGAGTCTAGATCCTTCGATGGAAAGGAGAATATTTGCATGAATTTGTGTGAAAATAGACCTATCTAAGCTCCTATGATAATATTCCTTATCTTTTAACTGTGGTTGCATTGGACATAGAATTAATGCCTGATCTAACAGGAATCATGTGATGAATTTTCCTATGAGAGAGAGATGAGGATTCAATCCCCTTCTGAGTAACCCCATTCTAAGGTGGATGGCTCAGTTAGAGATGATGAAGGGGTTCAGATCTCTAAAAAGGACCATCTTTTAGGTCCTTGGATTCCTATTCAGAGGAGAAAACCAATTAAGCGATACAAACCTAGGATGCTGGGATCATCGATGTTGGAGAAGACAATGGAGAGGGTGACAAGGATTCCTTCGATTTCTGTCTTCCCTTGCTGACAAGGTTGCTACTGTCATCGTTGTTGGACAGAATAAATTAGTTTTGAAGGAAAAAAATGGGACTATCTATGCTAAGGGAAAAGGATGATCATGCCAAGATCAGGGTAAACACTTGGCATGGTAAAGAAGTCATAACTGTTGAATAGCAGTCGGTGTTGATACATCAAGACATACTGAGTTTGGAATAAAAGCATGAAAAAaggttgaaaaataaaaataaaggccACGTCGCATCACCTTTTTCGATGACGTCGCCAaattatgtatatgtatgtatgtatatgtatatgtatgtatatgtatatatatatatatatatatatatataccgcttgATATactatatcgtaccgtaccgagcgaatgtcgaaacgttggtacggtacgatatttcaaaccttgattAAAACCTCATCACTATTCAAATAAGACAACTTTATCCAACAAGTCTTGATTGACAATCTTCCTATACTTCAACAAGAGTTAATCCTTAATGGATCTATGAGATTTTATCATGATTTATAGAATGAAAAGGATGTTACTAATTGGTGTGGTTTCTCTTAGAGATTACTGCTTAACATTACCACTAAGGAGACTAGTTCCATGATTAGATATTCTGCCACCAAAGAGATTTGGAATGCTCTTAGCTCTTTAGGTTTATGTAAGAGTTTTGGCCTCGAAAAGTACATGATTAAAATCTACAAATATTATTGGGATATCATAAGGGCTTATATGTTCATTACTTTTAGACACAATGTAGTCAAAGGTGCTAGGCGTCAAGGTGCCAAAACACCCGAGGCACTGAGCACTGACCTAGGGGCTCGCCTAAGCGAAGCAAGGCAATcctgaatattataatttaaatattatatgtcataatgaataaaaataaactaaaacaaaAATAACATATCAAAGTTGCATTaatttaaagtatcaaattaCATCATCCATATCTAATaataaaaatgacaaaataaaatAAGGTTATCTCgcaaaaatgatgaatatttctTCCACCAGTCATTCGTTTGAATCATTTATATCATTCAATGAAATCAGATCAATGCTATCTCGCAAAAATAACGAATCTTTAAtgcttaattatattttatgtatGCAAGATTATATAAGTGTTGATGCTACAACccatttcttttctttgtatGAATTTGTCATAGCATATGAATTAAAGATCTATTTAGTTGCACCAATATCTAAAACAGAATAAATTAGttaaaactaatatatatatacttacattcTCGAAGACACTCCAATTTGCTCGTAGCTACAATGTCATAAATCAAACTCAAAGTTTTTATAACTAATTGTTGCAAGTTTGGCATAGAATTTTTAAATAACCCATGCAACTCGGATGCAAATTTAAGTTCAACGATTAATAATAACATACTTTGAtgttaattatattaaattacaAATACATGAAGACTTAATAACCCTTGATTGAATTATCATAGGAATTCCAAGACCCTCAACATTCTAATACAAATGAAAGATAACTCATTTGTGATGTTGTCTTGAACTTCAATATTGGAAACTAATCTTGCAATGCATTGATATAACTCAGATACAACTTCTATATCAAACTCAATGGAAGAGTTTTTGTAAAAGAATTATGGGTTTAAATAGTGTCCTACTATATGTAGAGGATAATAAAGACATTTTCATCTTTTATCGATGACTGCAAAGAATATCTTTATTCCTTTTTCCATTTCTACCAAAAGATTCTTGAATGATTTTTTTAGCTCTATACATAACCTcataaataaatttcatcattggCATTTTCTCATTATCTATGAGTCGAAGAACACGAATAAAAGGACCCATTACTTTTAATGCAAAGCCATATAATTACAAAATGAAGGCATCAGGACCCATTTCTTTTGCTCATTTATTTATCACCCATTTATTTGAGGTAAATATACTTCTAAGATTGTGTTTTTGCCTATTAATATGATGCAATGGTAGGAATGAAGTGGCAAATTATGTGACACCATATCTCATCAATTCCTTGTtacctgtaaattctctcatcatgttCAAATCCCTAATATGATGATATATAAAATCCACAACAAAGATTATCTTCCCTAAAtgtcttcttgatatatgcaatctTTCCAATATCAACTAACATAAAATCAATATAATGTGTCACGCATGGAGTCCAATACATGTGCAACCTTTTTGCTTATAGTAATTTTCctaaaaaagaggaaaataaaattgatagttatttaaaaatctaaaataacataattaaaatGTTTAAAGAAAATATCATATCGGCTAAGACATAATCGCTTATATCATATTAAAATGTTAAGGGTTTTTTTAGAATTCCTATGACAATTTAATAGCGAGCTACTAAATCTCCATGTATTTgtaaattaatataattaacaTCAAAATATGTTATTATTAATAGTTGAACTTAAATTTACAATTGAGTGGTGAAGCCTATTTGAAAATTCTGCATCAAACTTGCAACAATTAACTATAAAAATTCTAAGTTTGAGTTGTACAGCTACAGGTTGTAAGCAAAATTAGAGTGTCTTCGAGAATGTAAATATATAAGAATAATTCAATTTcaacaaatttatattttttttagctaTTGATACAACTATATGGATCTTTAATTTATATGATATGATAGATtcatacaaagaaaaaaaatcgaTTGGAGCATCAACATCCACATAATCTTatatacataaagtataatcaagcattAAAGACTTGTTATAATTTGCGAGACAATATTAATCTGATTTTATTAGATATAAATAATTCAAGCAAATGGATGATTGGAGAAATAGATGCAGATTTGAAAAATGCTGAACATGAAAttgttttttatgatgataatttgaAATGGGGAGATGTAGTAAACGCTTCAGGTGTTGGTGAAATAAAGACATATACAAAACAACTCGTGAGAACAATGATGAATGCAAAAGCCTAAATTTCATCGCTTGTAATTATGGAACAGGAAATTTATTATGATAAAGATGAATAAGAGGAATATAAATCACATGAAAAGGAAGACAATGATAAGATTAAAAACGATGAAAGTGAATTTTAATGATCTTTGATGttaatcttattttattttatcatttttgttattaaaTATGAATAATGTAATTTAATAGTTTAAATGAATGCAACTttgatgtattatttttattttagtttatttttatctatcataatatatattttatattataatatttgggAGCACCCAACAATTCGAGTATTTTTGCACCTTGATGCATTTGACTACACTGGTTAAGATCAGAATGTTAAGatagatttttaaaatattagaaataataagaaaagaaatattttcattcaTAAACAATTAGGTATCACCTCGATAAAGGATAAAATGAGCAAAAATCATTTAAGGTTATTTGTACATGTGCTCAATAAACCTACAAATATGGTATTAGTGGTATAGGAGagataaataaagaaataaaaagaccttaatagaaattataaatacagACTTAAATACTCATAACATAACTAAAGATATATAGCTTTTTACATATCTGATAAGTCAATATAATCAGAggttttagatttatttttttgtataatGCCAAAAGAGTGTAGGGCCTTTATAAACAaacattttatttaaaaattagatATTTTTCGCATTTGGGTGGCTCTTGGCTCAGGGAAAGAGATTGTTTAACTTGGAACAATGGCCCAATCCTAAGAGCCCTTATTGTTTATAGTCTTTAGTTGATCTAGAAAGCTTCTAATGATTTGTGCTTTAGAAAAATCAAAGCACAATGAGTATGATGATAAACTATGATACTCTACAAAAGTACGAAGAAAACCAAAGTATGGTATGTCACTTTCTAGTGTACTAGACTAAACCAACTAACGATCGATGCAAGCTCAATTCAGATGGAGCCTTCAGTGAACAATCCCAAGAGAGGTGTTAGGTCTCTAATATAGTCAAATTAAGGTAATTGCATTATGGTTGCTTGCAAATACATCCATTAAGGAGGAATGCATATATAATGAATTGATGGTCTAATTTAACATATCTCAATAGCGACAAAAGATTTATGTTATAGTCCTGTTGTCATATGGTCCAATTTAACATATCTCAATggcagcaaaagatccatgtTAGATCATGATGTTGTTGTATGGTCCAATTGGCCTTACTAGAACAAATTCACAAATTGAAAATTGAAGTGGATGAAAAAAAAAGACTTACAATACTATATTTTATGCAACTTTTGCAATTTCCTATTGTATCATTGATTTACCTTATCAAGTTATCTAGGGAAAATTCATTGTTCAAGTGAAATTGTTGGATTACAAACCACAAAATAATCAAGAATTTAATAGGCTAAGGCGAGAAAATAAAGAAACTTAATAATGTAATTGCTTTATAACTGATCCATTAGACTCAGATttgatcaaattatttttttttaaattaagtgTTCCAAATTATGCACAATCAAAATTTGAATCATTTACATGCATACTTCCACCTACGATCCCACATGTAGACCTCATACCAATGTTATCCTCATTCTTCACCTCTACATCACTTGCCTTCATCTTATGATGCCTCATATGCTAGTTCGTATATATTAATTATCATATGTTTTAAAATAAGTCATGTGTCCAGTGAAGCATGTATGGACTATATATCTGCATTAAGTGGCATCAGGAAGTGACCCATAATCAAAgaccaaacttgatgatgaaggtTTTGGTAATTGTTCCTTATAAACAATTAGCAAAAGAATGGGATTTAAAGAATCTTTTAAAGAGTGATAAAAAGATAGAACCCTGACCTGAAAACGGGAAGAAGCATCTTCTGTGAGAATTTCTGGTGCAGCAAGAAAAAGGGCCTGAAAACAGTCAGAATTTTCTGACTTGTCAACAAAAATATTGGATCCAAACGTTTTGGATACTTCAACTAAAATCTCTTCCCGGCCTAGAAGATCACATGAAAGATAAACCACTGGTGCATTAGGATATTTCCATATACAACTTATTACCTGCAAAAATCAGGTTATCTGACAACTATTAATAGTGGTACTGCTTGTATATGCCAGACCATTCATGAGATAAAGAAAATGACTCAAAAAACCTGCTGGATGGCAGATTGCTTGTTTGGCATCTTGAGACAGCATCTACTAAAAGTGCAATCCAGAAATAGATAATCCAGATGGCACAGAGTTTCTCTTCCTTTCTTGACTATATACTTCAACGGTAAATTTTGCAGACAATCAGGGGTAAGCCTGCAATCACCTGTGTGCAATAGATTACCAAATCTGCCTTCAAACAGAAACATGACAGCTCCTGTTACAAACCCCCAAACAAGAACTGAGATGTTGGGCAGATCCTTTGTTAA harbors:
- the LOC103996564 gene encoding uncharacterized protein LOC103996564 isoform X1, coding for MPIEMPIGLPFSVDTWTPTSLRKRHHFLTHAHKDHLTGIVVRASRPIYATRLTKNLALHYFPRLDDSLFVEIEVGESVVVDDPDGAFSVTAFDANHCPGAVMFLFEGRFGNLLHTGDCRLTPDCLQNLPLKYIVKKGRETLCHLDYLFLDCTFSRCCLKMPNKQSAIQQVISCIWKYPNAPVVYLSCDLLGREEILVEVSKTFGSNIFVDKSENSDCFQALFLAAPEILTEDASSRFQVLPLSKLYDKASEELANARASFQPEPLFIRPSVQWYAIDPNRYKSQKRKKCPAEAERDEFGVWHVCHSMHSSREELEWALQFLQPKWVISTTPPSRAMDLDYVKNHCYKTHISSDDPLWKLFKGCHVKSIPSPPPSASEVLKNNDASIFITKVSTSEINQLQPETSSQSQFEVELDLSPPSRTQPFTLFGRARLGHKELDIIRIDENSIVEIEVESFAAKHDTLIEQPSSCLGCEITCSVKVSSAEIAITDSVSYSMEKQIVEQSFSNQSDDTVNRRVESSNGYSKKALSICEPCIVKSGVDVKSDIWNITEPEDDKMGTLPNLDKLDEQLDVRRDMLCIGSSSSFNPSLRNLYRSMNVPVPRPLPSLAELMESCKRAKNVTSSDNTGSRQCYTTAAFLPS
- the LOC103996564 gene encoding uncharacterized protein LOC103996564 isoform X2 produces the protein MPIEMPIGLPFSVDTWTPTSLRKRHHFLTHAHKDHLTGIVVRASRPIYATRLTKNLALHYFPRLDDSLFVEIEVGESVVVDDPDGAFSVTAFDANHCPGDCRLTPDCLQNLPLKYIVKKGRETLCHLDYLFLDCTFSRCCLKMPNKQSAIQQVISCIWKYPNAPVVYLSCDLLGREEILVEVSKTFGSNIFVDKSENSDCFQALFLAAPEILTEDASSRFQVLPLSKLYDKASEELANARASFQPEPLFIRPSVQWYAIDPNRYKSQKRKKCPAEAERDEFGVWHVCHSMHSSREELEWALQFLQPKWVISTTPPSRAMDLDYVKNHCYKTHISSDDPLWKLFKGCHVKSIPSPPPSASEVLKNNDASIFITKVSTSEINQLQPETSSQSQFEVELDLSPPSRTQPFTLFGRARLGHKELDIIRIDENSIVEIEVESFAAKHDTLIEQPSSCLGCEITCSVKVSSAEIAITDSVSYSMEKQIVEQSFSNQSDDTVNRRVESSNGYSKKALSICEPCIVKSGVDVKSDIWNITEPEDDKMGTLPNLDKLDEQLDVRRDMLCIGSSSSFNPSLRNLYRSMNVPVPRPLPSLAELMESCKRAKNVTSSDNTGSRQCYTTAAFLPS